The proteins below come from a single Bactrocera dorsalis isolate Fly_Bdor chromosome 5, ASM2337382v1, whole genome shotgun sequence genomic window:
- the LOC105225034 gene encoding nocturnin isoform X2 — MEFLLKSSRLIVTLRTFTRRRVAVPIPRRKALLIMCVRHNHSLFMATLYLRKALMGSFNSAPKINNVDSQDDSLEIPKGLNTTELLKHVKHLRGIHQPQLLSRYFIKPSLTSDVTDGLRSLKLNTVAKDYSVASTLPNHIRVLQWNILSQTLGQNNDGFVRCPEEALTWENRKFLIVQEILQYNPDIICLQEVDHFKFLQTILGTQNYEGIFFPKPDSPCLYIEENNGPDGCAIFFRRDKFELKNFDTRILEVWRVQSNQVAIVVNLAVKSTGKEFCVCTTHLKARHGSLLSKLRNEQGRDLLHFVKQFCGEKPVLICGDFNAEPTEPVYATVLSGKQLQLASAYADIKAERDECNNDSAEEHKANIDSSDDAQTRSAEEEEADAEHVQLCDDKVIKSIQCEPPYTTWKIREDGEECHTIDYVFYTPEQFKVRNCLEFPRDDEVGKNRTPSFQYPSDHFSLVCDFELLDKQ; from the exons AAGAAAGGCGTTGCTTATCATGTGCGTAAGGCATAACCATAGTTTATTTATGGCAACTTTATATTTACGCAAAGCATT GATGGGCTCATTCAACTCAGCACCGAAAATCAACAATGTCGACTCGCAGGATGACAGCCTAGAGATACCGAAAGGTCTGAATACCACGGAGCTGTTGAAACACGTCAAACATTTGAGGGGTATACATCAGCCACAATTGCTATCCCGTTACTTTATCAAGCCATCTTTAACTAGTGACGTAACTGACGGATTGCGCTCAttgaagttgaatacagtagccaAAG ATTATAGCGTGGCCTCGACGTTACCCAATCATATACGCGTTTTGCAGTGGAATATTTTATCACAAA CGCTGGGACAGAACAATGACGGTTTCGTGCGCTGCCCAGAGGAGGCGCTGACTTGGGAGAATCGCAAATTTCTGATCGTACAAGAGATACTACAATACAATCCAGATATTATTTGTTTACAG GAAGTGGATCACTTCAAATTTCTACAAACAATTTTGGGCACACAAAACTATGAAGGCATATTTTTCCCGAAACCCGATTCGCCATGTTTATACATTGAGGAGAACAACGGTCCCGATGGTTGCGCCATATTCTTTAGACGCGACAAATTTGAATTGAAGAACTTTGACACGCGCATTTTGGAGGTGTGGCGCGTGCAAAGCAATCAAGTGGCAATTGTCGTCAATCTTGCCGTGAAAAGTACTGGTAAAGAGTTTTGCGTTTGTACAACTCACCTTAAGGCACGTCACGGTTCATTGCTGTCAAAACTACGCAATGAGCAAGGTCGCGATCTATTGCATTTTGTGAAACAGTTCTGTGGTGAAAAACCCGTTTTGATTTGCGGCGACTTCAATGCTGAACCTACAGAGCCTGTATATGCGACAGTCTTGAGCGGCAAGCAGTTGCAATTGGCCAGTGCTTATGCAGACATCAAAGCCGAACGCGATGAATGTAATAATGACAGCGCCGAGGAGCACAAGGCCAATATAGATTCGAGTGATGATGCTCAGACGCGATCGGCGGAAGAGGAAGAAGCTGACGCAGAGCATGTACAATTGTGCGATGATAAAGTAATCAAATCAATACAATGTGAACCGCCATATACCACATGGAAAATACGTGAAGATGGCGAAGAATGTCACACAATCGATTATGTTTTCTACACGCCCGAGCAGTTTAAG gTTCGCAATTGCTTGGAGTTTCCTCGAGACGATGAAGTTGGCAAAAATCGCACACCGAGCTTCCAGTATCCGTCGGATCACTTCTCATTGGTGTGCGACTTCGAATTATTAGATAAGcaataa
- the LOC105225034 gene encoding nocturnin isoform X7 → MGSFNSAPKINNVDSQDDSLEIPKGLNTTELLKHVKHLRGIHQPQLLSRYFIKPSLTSDVTDGLRSLKLNTVAKDYSVASTLPNHIRVLQWNILSQTLGQNNDGFVRCPEEALTWENRKFLIVQEILQYNPDIICLQEVDHFKFLQTILGTQNYEGIFFPKPDSPCLYIEENNGPDGCAIFFRRDKFELKNFDTRILEVWRVQSNQVAIVVNLAVKSTGKEFCVCTTHLKARHGSLLSKLRNEQGRDLLHFVKQFCGEKPVLICGDFNAEPTEPVYATVLSGKQLQLASAYADIKAERDECNNDSAEEHKANIDSSDDAQTRSAEEEEADAEHVQLCDDKVIKSIQCEPPYTTWKIREDGEECHTIDYVFYTPEQFKVRNCLEFPRDDEVGKNRTPSFQYPSDHFSLVCDFELLDKQ, encoded by the exons ATGGGCTCATTCAACTCAGCACCGAAAATCAACAATGTCGACTCGCAGGATGACAGCCTAGAGATACCGAAAGGTCTGAATACCACGGAGCTGTTGAAACACGTCAAACATTTGAGGGGTATACATCAGCCACAATTGCTATCCCGTTACTTTATCAAGCCATCTTTAACTAGTGACGTAACTGACGGATTGCGCTCAttgaagttgaatacagtagccaAAG ATTATAGCGTGGCCTCGACGTTACCCAATCATATACGCGTTTTGCAGTGGAATATTTTATCACAAA CGCTGGGACAGAACAATGACGGTTTCGTGCGCTGCCCAGAGGAGGCGCTGACTTGGGAGAATCGCAAATTTCTGATCGTACAAGAGATACTACAATACAATCCAGATATTATTTGTTTACAG GAAGTGGATCACTTCAAATTTCTACAAACAATTTTGGGCACACAAAACTATGAAGGCATATTTTTCCCGAAACCCGATTCGCCATGTTTATACATTGAGGAGAACAACGGTCCCGATGGTTGCGCCATATTCTTTAGACGCGACAAATTTGAATTGAAGAACTTTGACACGCGCATTTTGGAGGTGTGGCGCGTGCAAAGCAATCAAGTGGCAATTGTCGTCAATCTTGCCGTGAAAAGTACTGGTAAAGAGTTTTGCGTTTGTACAACTCACCTTAAGGCACGTCACGGTTCATTGCTGTCAAAACTACGCAATGAGCAAGGTCGCGATCTATTGCATTTTGTGAAACAGTTCTGTGGTGAAAAACCCGTTTTGATTTGCGGCGACTTCAATGCTGAACCTACAGAGCCTGTATATGCGACAGTCTTGAGCGGCAAGCAGTTGCAATTGGCCAGTGCTTATGCAGACATCAAAGCCGAACGCGATGAATGTAATAATGACAGCGCCGAGGAGCACAAGGCCAATATAGATTCGAGTGATGATGCTCAGACGCGATCGGCGGAAGAGGAAGAAGCTGACGCAGAGCATGTACAATTGTGCGATGATAAAGTAATCAAATCAATACAATGTGAACCGCCATATACCACATGGAAAATACGTGAAGATGGCGAAGAATGTCACACAATCGATTATGTTTTCTACACGCCCGAGCAGTTTAAG gTTCGCAATTGCTTGGAGTTTCCTCGAGACGATGAAGTTGGCAAAAATCGCACACCGAGCTTCCAGTATCCGTCGGATCACTTCTCATTGGTGTGCGACTTCGAATTATTAGATAAGcaataa
- the LOC105225034 gene encoding nocturnin isoform X3 gives MEEAMHIKRANKMPCKNDRKSYLQKVMLTRMGSFNSAPKINNVDSQDDSLEIPKGLNTTELLKHVKHLRGIHQPQLLSRYFIKPSLTSDVTDGLRSLKLNTVAKDYSVASTLPNHIRVLQWNILSQTLGQNNDGFVRCPEEALTWENRKFLIVQEILQYNPDIICLQEVDHFKFLQTILGTQNYEGIFFPKPDSPCLYIEENNGPDGCAIFFRRDKFELKNFDTRILEVWRVQSNQVAIVVNLAVKSTGKEFCVCTTHLKARHGSLLSKLRNEQGRDLLHFVKQFCGEKPVLICGDFNAEPTEPVYATVLSGKQLQLASAYADIKAERDECNNDSAEEHKANIDSSDDAQTRSAEEEEADAEHVQLCDDKVIKSIQCEPPYTTWKIREDGEECHTIDYVFYTPEQFKVRNCLEFPRDDEVGKNRTPSFQYPSDHFSLVCDFELLDKQ, from the exons ATGGAGGAAGCTATGCATATAAAACGCGCCAATAAAATGCCCTGCAAAAATGATCGCAAGTCATATTTGCAGAAAGTAATGTTGACTAG GATGGGCTCATTCAACTCAGCACCGAAAATCAACAATGTCGACTCGCAGGATGACAGCCTAGAGATACCGAAAGGTCTGAATACCACGGAGCTGTTGAAACACGTCAAACATTTGAGGGGTATACATCAGCCACAATTGCTATCCCGTTACTTTATCAAGCCATCTTTAACTAGTGACGTAACTGACGGATTGCGCTCAttgaagttgaatacagtagccaAAG ATTATAGCGTGGCCTCGACGTTACCCAATCATATACGCGTTTTGCAGTGGAATATTTTATCACAAA CGCTGGGACAGAACAATGACGGTTTCGTGCGCTGCCCAGAGGAGGCGCTGACTTGGGAGAATCGCAAATTTCTGATCGTACAAGAGATACTACAATACAATCCAGATATTATTTGTTTACAG GAAGTGGATCACTTCAAATTTCTACAAACAATTTTGGGCACACAAAACTATGAAGGCATATTTTTCCCGAAACCCGATTCGCCATGTTTATACATTGAGGAGAACAACGGTCCCGATGGTTGCGCCATATTCTTTAGACGCGACAAATTTGAATTGAAGAACTTTGACACGCGCATTTTGGAGGTGTGGCGCGTGCAAAGCAATCAAGTGGCAATTGTCGTCAATCTTGCCGTGAAAAGTACTGGTAAAGAGTTTTGCGTTTGTACAACTCACCTTAAGGCACGTCACGGTTCATTGCTGTCAAAACTACGCAATGAGCAAGGTCGCGATCTATTGCATTTTGTGAAACAGTTCTGTGGTGAAAAACCCGTTTTGATTTGCGGCGACTTCAATGCTGAACCTACAGAGCCTGTATATGCGACAGTCTTGAGCGGCAAGCAGTTGCAATTGGCCAGTGCTTATGCAGACATCAAAGCCGAACGCGATGAATGTAATAATGACAGCGCCGAGGAGCACAAGGCCAATATAGATTCGAGTGATGATGCTCAGACGCGATCGGCGGAAGAGGAAGAAGCTGACGCAGAGCATGTACAATTGTGCGATGATAAAGTAATCAAATCAATACAATGTGAACCGCCATATACCACATGGAAAATACGTGAAGATGGCGAAGAATGTCACACAATCGATTATGTTTTCTACACGCCCGAGCAGTTTAAG gTTCGCAATTGCTTGGAGTTTCCTCGAGACGATGAAGTTGGCAAAAATCGCACACCGAGCTTCCAGTATCCGTCGGATCACTTCTCATTGGTGTGCGACTTCGAATTATTAGATAAGcaataa
- the LOC105225034 gene encoding nocturnin isoform X4, whose product MEFLLKSSRLIVTLRTFTRRRVAVPIPRMGSFNSAPKINNVDSQDDSLEIPKGLNTTELLKHVKHLRGIHQPQLLSRYFIKPSLTSDVTDGLRSLKLNTVAKDYSVASTLPNHIRVLQWNILSQTLGQNNDGFVRCPEEALTWENRKFLIVQEILQYNPDIICLQEVDHFKFLQTILGTQNYEGIFFPKPDSPCLYIEENNGPDGCAIFFRRDKFELKNFDTRILEVWRVQSNQVAIVVNLAVKSTGKEFCVCTTHLKARHGSLLSKLRNEQGRDLLHFVKQFCGEKPVLICGDFNAEPTEPVYATVLSGKQLQLASAYADIKAERDECNNDSAEEHKANIDSSDDAQTRSAEEEEADAEHVQLCDDKVIKSIQCEPPYTTWKIREDGEECHTIDYVFYTPEQFKVRNCLEFPRDDEVGKNRTPSFQYPSDHFSLVCDFELLDKQ is encoded by the exons GATGGGCTCATTCAACTCAGCACCGAAAATCAACAATGTCGACTCGCAGGATGACAGCCTAGAGATACCGAAAGGTCTGAATACCACGGAGCTGTTGAAACACGTCAAACATTTGAGGGGTATACATCAGCCACAATTGCTATCCCGTTACTTTATCAAGCCATCTTTAACTAGTGACGTAACTGACGGATTGCGCTCAttgaagttgaatacagtagccaAAG ATTATAGCGTGGCCTCGACGTTACCCAATCATATACGCGTTTTGCAGTGGAATATTTTATCACAAA CGCTGGGACAGAACAATGACGGTTTCGTGCGCTGCCCAGAGGAGGCGCTGACTTGGGAGAATCGCAAATTTCTGATCGTACAAGAGATACTACAATACAATCCAGATATTATTTGTTTACAG GAAGTGGATCACTTCAAATTTCTACAAACAATTTTGGGCACACAAAACTATGAAGGCATATTTTTCCCGAAACCCGATTCGCCATGTTTATACATTGAGGAGAACAACGGTCCCGATGGTTGCGCCATATTCTTTAGACGCGACAAATTTGAATTGAAGAACTTTGACACGCGCATTTTGGAGGTGTGGCGCGTGCAAAGCAATCAAGTGGCAATTGTCGTCAATCTTGCCGTGAAAAGTACTGGTAAAGAGTTTTGCGTTTGTACAACTCACCTTAAGGCACGTCACGGTTCATTGCTGTCAAAACTACGCAATGAGCAAGGTCGCGATCTATTGCATTTTGTGAAACAGTTCTGTGGTGAAAAACCCGTTTTGATTTGCGGCGACTTCAATGCTGAACCTACAGAGCCTGTATATGCGACAGTCTTGAGCGGCAAGCAGTTGCAATTGGCCAGTGCTTATGCAGACATCAAAGCCGAACGCGATGAATGTAATAATGACAGCGCCGAGGAGCACAAGGCCAATATAGATTCGAGTGATGATGCTCAGACGCGATCGGCGGAAGAGGAAGAAGCTGACGCAGAGCATGTACAATTGTGCGATGATAAAGTAATCAAATCAATACAATGTGAACCGCCATATACCACATGGAAAATACGTGAAGATGGCGAAGAATGTCACACAATCGATTATGTTTTCTACACGCCCGAGCAGTTTAAG gTTCGCAATTGCTTGGAGTTTCCTCGAGACGATGAAGTTGGCAAAAATCGCACACCGAGCTTCCAGTATCCGTCGGATCACTTCTCATTGGTGTGCGACTTCGAATTATTAGATAAGcaataa
- the LOC105225034 gene encoding nocturnin isoform X5: MFLISTIVHYVVALYKIFKKFMMGSFNSAPKINNVDSQDDSLEIPKGLNTTELLKHVKHLRGIHQPQLLSRYFIKPSLTSDVTDGLRSLKLNTVAKDYSVASTLPNHIRVLQWNILSQTLGQNNDGFVRCPEEALTWENRKFLIVQEILQYNPDIICLQEVDHFKFLQTILGTQNYEGIFFPKPDSPCLYIEENNGPDGCAIFFRRDKFELKNFDTRILEVWRVQSNQVAIVVNLAVKSTGKEFCVCTTHLKARHGSLLSKLRNEQGRDLLHFVKQFCGEKPVLICGDFNAEPTEPVYATVLSGKQLQLASAYADIKAERDECNNDSAEEHKANIDSSDDAQTRSAEEEEADAEHVQLCDDKVIKSIQCEPPYTTWKIREDGEECHTIDYVFYTPEQFKVRNCLEFPRDDEVGKNRTPSFQYPSDHFSLVCDFELLDKQ; the protein is encoded by the exons GATGGGCTCATTCAACTCAGCACCGAAAATCAACAATGTCGACTCGCAGGATGACAGCCTAGAGATACCGAAAGGTCTGAATACCACGGAGCTGTTGAAACACGTCAAACATTTGAGGGGTATACATCAGCCACAATTGCTATCCCGTTACTTTATCAAGCCATCTTTAACTAGTGACGTAACTGACGGATTGCGCTCAttgaagttgaatacagtagccaAAG ATTATAGCGTGGCCTCGACGTTACCCAATCATATACGCGTTTTGCAGTGGAATATTTTATCACAAA CGCTGGGACAGAACAATGACGGTTTCGTGCGCTGCCCAGAGGAGGCGCTGACTTGGGAGAATCGCAAATTTCTGATCGTACAAGAGATACTACAATACAATCCAGATATTATTTGTTTACAG GAAGTGGATCACTTCAAATTTCTACAAACAATTTTGGGCACACAAAACTATGAAGGCATATTTTTCCCGAAACCCGATTCGCCATGTTTATACATTGAGGAGAACAACGGTCCCGATGGTTGCGCCATATTCTTTAGACGCGACAAATTTGAATTGAAGAACTTTGACACGCGCATTTTGGAGGTGTGGCGCGTGCAAAGCAATCAAGTGGCAATTGTCGTCAATCTTGCCGTGAAAAGTACTGGTAAAGAGTTTTGCGTTTGTACAACTCACCTTAAGGCACGTCACGGTTCATTGCTGTCAAAACTACGCAATGAGCAAGGTCGCGATCTATTGCATTTTGTGAAACAGTTCTGTGGTGAAAAACCCGTTTTGATTTGCGGCGACTTCAATGCTGAACCTACAGAGCCTGTATATGCGACAGTCTTGAGCGGCAAGCAGTTGCAATTGGCCAGTGCTTATGCAGACATCAAAGCCGAACGCGATGAATGTAATAATGACAGCGCCGAGGAGCACAAGGCCAATATAGATTCGAGTGATGATGCTCAGACGCGATCGGCGGAAGAGGAAGAAGCTGACGCAGAGCATGTACAATTGTGCGATGATAAAGTAATCAAATCAATACAATGTGAACCGCCATATACCACATGGAAAATACGTGAAGATGGCGAAGAATGTCACACAATCGATTATGTTTTCTACACGCCCGAGCAGTTTAAG gTTCGCAATTGCTTGGAGTTTCCTCGAGACGATGAAGTTGGCAAAAATCGCACACCGAGCTTCCAGTATCCGTCGGATCACTTCTCATTGGTGTGCGACTTCGAATTATTAGATAAGcaataa
- the LOC105225034 gene encoding nocturnin isoform X6, with product MQQRIGQKIDKRLARMGSFNSAPKINNVDSQDDSLEIPKGLNTTELLKHVKHLRGIHQPQLLSRYFIKPSLTSDVTDGLRSLKLNTVAKDYSVASTLPNHIRVLQWNILSQTLGQNNDGFVRCPEEALTWENRKFLIVQEILQYNPDIICLQEVDHFKFLQTILGTQNYEGIFFPKPDSPCLYIEENNGPDGCAIFFRRDKFELKNFDTRILEVWRVQSNQVAIVVNLAVKSTGKEFCVCTTHLKARHGSLLSKLRNEQGRDLLHFVKQFCGEKPVLICGDFNAEPTEPVYATVLSGKQLQLASAYADIKAERDECNNDSAEEHKANIDSSDDAQTRSAEEEEADAEHVQLCDDKVIKSIQCEPPYTTWKIREDGEECHTIDYVFYTPEQFKVRNCLEFPRDDEVGKNRTPSFQYPSDHFSLVCDFELLDKQ from the exons GATGGGCTCATTCAACTCAGCACCGAAAATCAACAATGTCGACTCGCAGGATGACAGCCTAGAGATACCGAAAGGTCTGAATACCACGGAGCTGTTGAAACACGTCAAACATTTGAGGGGTATACATCAGCCACAATTGCTATCCCGTTACTTTATCAAGCCATCTTTAACTAGTGACGTAACTGACGGATTGCGCTCAttgaagttgaatacagtagccaAAG ATTATAGCGTGGCCTCGACGTTACCCAATCATATACGCGTTTTGCAGTGGAATATTTTATCACAAA CGCTGGGACAGAACAATGACGGTTTCGTGCGCTGCCCAGAGGAGGCGCTGACTTGGGAGAATCGCAAATTTCTGATCGTACAAGAGATACTACAATACAATCCAGATATTATTTGTTTACAG GAAGTGGATCACTTCAAATTTCTACAAACAATTTTGGGCACACAAAACTATGAAGGCATATTTTTCCCGAAACCCGATTCGCCATGTTTATACATTGAGGAGAACAACGGTCCCGATGGTTGCGCCATATTCTTTAGACGCGACAAATTTGAATTGAAGAACTTTGACACGCGCATTTTGGAGGTGTGGCGCGTGCAAAGCAATCAAGTGGCAATTGTCGTCAATCTTGCCGTGAAAAGTACTGGTAAAGAGTTTTGCGTTTGTACAACTCACCTTAAGGCACGTCACGGTTCATTGCTGTCAAAACTACGCAATGAGCAAGGTCGCGATCTATTGCATTTTGTGAAACAGTTCTGTGGTGAAAAACCCGTTTTGATTTGCGGCGACTTCAATGCTGAACCTACAGAGCCTGTATATGCGACAGTCTTGAGCGGCAAGCAGTTGCAATTGGCCAGTGCTTATGCAGACATCAAAGCCGAACGCGATGAATGTAATAATGACAGCGCCGAGGAGCACAAGGCCAATATAGATTCGAGTGATGATGCTCAGACGCGATCGGCGGAAGAGGAAGAAGCTGACGCAGAGCATGTACAATTGTGCGATGATAAAGTAATCAAATCAATACAATGTGAACCGCCATATACCACATGGAAAATACGTGAAGATGGCGAAGAATGTCACACAATCGATTATGTTTTCTACACGCCCGAGCAGTTTAAG gTTCGCAATTGCTTGGAGTTTCCTCGAGACGATGAAGTTGGCAAAAATCGCACACCGAGCTTCCAGTATCCGTCGGATCACTTCTCATTGGTGTGCGACTTCGAATTATTAGATAAGcaataa